The Thermococcus eurythermalis genomic sequence CGCTATTGGTACGACCGTCGGAGCTGTCCTTGGAACCTCAACAGTCACCACCTACATAGAGAGTGCGGCGGGAATAGAGGAGGGCGGCAGGACTGGAATGACTGCCCTCGTCACAGGATTCCTCTTCCTCGCCATTGGACTCTTCATAGCCCCGCTTGCTCAGGCAATACCGGCCTTCGCAACCGCCCCTGCCCTCGTCGTGGTCGGATATTACATGCTCAGTGCCCTCAAGGAAGTCGACTTCAGCGACCACACCGAGGCACTGCCCGCGTTCCTCGTCCTCGTCACGATACCATACACTTACTCGATAGCCGACGGAATCGGCGCGGGCTTTATAAGCTACACCGTCCTAAAGGTCTTCAGCGGCCGCTGGAGGGAAGTTCACCCGCTCATGTACATACTCGCGATGGTCTTCGTGGTTTATTTTGCCTACCTCGGAGGCCTCTTCTGATTCTTCTCTTTTCTCATTTCAGCTAGTTTTTTCTCGGGAAAGACAGTTCAGAACAGAGTTAATGATGGGAAAGAATTCATTTCTTCTCACGTTTCTCTTTGAGGAACTGCTTGAGGACGTAGGGGCACTGCTCCTGGATAAACTTCGCGAACTCCTTCATCCTCTCCACGGTTATTTCGCTGACGTAGTGCTCGAACTGGCAGGCGTCCTGCTCGGCTATCTCCTCGGGTATGCCGAGGATGTCAACGAAGAACTTTGTGAGGGCCAGGTGCTTTGAGTAGGTCTCCTTTGCTATTCTCTCTCCTTCCTCGGTGAGCAGAATTCTGTCGTACTTCTCGTACTCGACGAGTCCCTTCTCGGCGAGCTTCTTGAGGGCGTCAACGACGCTTGGCGGCTTGAC encodes the following:
- a CDS encoding metal-dependent transcriptional regulator: MYLLHKNKGVIRVKDIAKIMNVKPPSVVDALKKLAEKGLVEYEKYDRILLTEEGERIAKETYSKHLALTKFFVDILGIPEEIAEQDACQFEHYVSEITVERMKEFAKFIQEQCPYVLKQFLKEKREKK